One window of the Crassaminicella thermophila genome contains the following:
- a CDS encoding UDP-glucose dehydrogenase family protein → MNICVIGAGYVGLITSLAFAKMGNHVICVEKNIKKIHKLNKGIPPIFEEGLKELLNECLNNKNVIFTNNLKKGITQSDIIFIAVGTPSKDDGDVDMSQINEVVSQISNFIQSYKIIVNKSTVPVGTQKYVKKLLLKMGVSKENFDVISNPEFLREGKAIYDFFNGDRIVIGFDSEKAKKMIEKLYEPFKIKMIFTTPETAELIKYASNSFLATKISFINELANLCNKVGANIDTIAYALGLDNRISPKFLKAGIGFGGSCFPKDTKALIKIGEKYECDFQIVKSAIKVNENQRILPVHILLEKYKDIKGKIVSILGLTFKANTDDIRESPSIYIIKELIKKGAIIKCYDPMATNEIKKIFPYINCCDNLYDSLIDSICTIICTDWDEFLTIDLNILKTKMKIPMIIDGRNIFDLEKMKEYNINYYSIGKGSI, encoded by the coding sequence ATGAATATATGTGTCATAGGAGCTGGTTATGTAGGATTAATTACATCATTAGCTTTTGCAAAAATGGGAAATCATGTTATATGCGTTGAAAAAAACATAAAAAAGATTCATAAACTAAACAAAGGAATTCCACCAATATTTGAAGAAGGTCTTAAAGAATTGCTTAATGAATGTTTAAATAATAAAAATGTTATATTTACCAATAATCTTAAAAAAGGTATTACACAGTCAGATATCATTTTTATTGCAGTAGGAACACCTTCTAAGGATGATGGTGATGTAGATATGAGCCAAATAAATGAAGTAGTTTCTCAAATTTCTAACTTTATTCAAAGCTATAAGATCATTGTGAATAAAAGCACTGTCCCAGTTGGTACACAAAAATATGTAAAAAAACTACTTCTCAAAATGGGTGTTTCTAAAGAAAATTTTGATGTTATTTCTAATCCTGAATTTTTAAGGGAAGGAAAAGCAATATACGATTTTTTCAATGGAGATAGAATTGTGATTGGTTTTGATTCTGAAAAAGCTAAAAAAATGATTGAAAAATTATATGAACCATTTAAAATAAAAATGATCTTTACAACGCCTGAGACAGCTGAACTAATAAAATATGCTTCTAATTCCTTTTTAGCAACAAAAATTTCTTTTATAAACGAACTAGCAAATCTTTGTAATAAAGTAGGCGCAAATATCGATACCATTGCTTACGCTTTAGGATTAGATAATAGAATCTCTCCTAAATTTCTAAAGGCCGGCATTGGATTTGGAGGATCCTGTTTCCCAAAAGATACAAAAGCACTCATAAAAATAGGAGAAAAATATGAATGTGATTTTCAAATTGTAAAAAGTGCTATAAAAGTAAATGAAAATCAAAGAATACTTCCTGTACACATACTCCTAGAAAAATATAAGGATATAAAAGGTAAAATTGTATCAATCTTAGGTCTTACCTTTAAAGCCAACACAGATGATATTCGAGAATCTCCTTCCATTTATATTATAAAAGAACTAATAAAAAAAGGAGCTATTATAAAATGCTATGATCCAATGGCTACAAATGAAATAAAAAAAATATTTCCTTATATAAACTGTTGTGATAATTTATACGATAGTTTAATAGATTCAATATGTACAATTATATGTACAGATTGGGATGAATTTTTAACAATTGACTTAAATATTCTTAAAACAAAAATGAAAATTCCAATGATTATTGATGGCAGAAATATATTTGATTTAGAAAAAATGAAAGAATATAACATAAACTATTATTCAATTGGAAAAGGATCTATATAA
- a CDS encoding thioredoxin family protein gives MNIKILGGGCKNCITLYENAQEAAKELGIDAEIEKVTEMKDILSFGVMKTPGLVVDGIVKVSGRVPSKDEVKKILSE, from the coding sequence ATGAATATTAAAATTTTAGGTGGAGGATGTAAAAACTGTATAACGCTTTATGAAAATGCACAAGAAGCAGCAAAAGAATTAGGAATTGATGCAGAAATTGAAAAAGTAACAGAAATGAAAGATATATTATCTTTTGGAGTAATGAAAACACCAGGGCTTGTTGTAGATGGAATTGTGAAAGTTTCAGGAAGAGTACCTTCAAAAGATGAAGTAAAAAAGATATTAAGTGAGTAA
- a CDS encoding ABC transporter ATP-binding protein codes for MLRIQNLSKTFHKHTINEKTVFNNFSIHVEEGDFITIIGSNGAGKSTLLNIISGSIQADDGVIFLKNKEISKEPEFKRTRVIGRVFQDPSMGTSPSMTILENLSMAMNKGKRFNLTMGVSKKDIPYFIDILSQLSLGLENQLNTKVGLLSGGQRQALSLIMATISNPHILLLDEHTAALDPKTSERIIDLTQKIIANRSMTTLMVTHNLNQAINLGNRLIMIHGGKIVLDIKGEEKKSLNIEKLLACFEKIQTNDLISDRLLFS; via the coding sequence TTGTTACGAATCCAAAATCTATCAAAAACCTTTCATAAGCATACAATAAATGAAAAAACTGTTTTTAATAATTTTTCAATACATGTAGAAGAAGGAGATTTTATCACAATTATTGGAAGCAACGGAGCGGGAAAATCTACTCTTTTAAATATTATATCTGGATCTATTCAAGCAGATGATGGTGTTATTTTCTTAAAGAATAAGGAAATATCGAAAGAACCAGAGTTTAAGCGTACAAGAGTTATTGGAAGAGTATTTCAAGATCCATCTATGGGAACTTCTCCGTCCATGACAATTTTAGAAAATTTATCTATGGCAATGAATAAGGGGAAGAGATTTAATTTGACTATGGGGGTTTCAAAAAAAGATATTCCTTACTTTATTGATATTTTATCTCAACTTTCTTTAGGGCTTGAAAATCAATTAAATACAAAGGTTGGGTTATTATCAGGAGGCCAGAGGCAAGCATTATCTCTTATTATGGCGACCATTTCAAACCCTCATATTCTTCTTTTAGATGAACATACAGCAGCGTTAGACCCAAAGACTTCTGAGCGAATTATTGATTTAACACAAAAAATTATTGCTAATAGAAGTATGACTACTCTTATGGTTACTCATAATTTAAATCAGGCTATAAATCTTGGAAATAGATTGATAATGATACATGGAGGAAAAATTGTACTAGATATAAAAGGAGAAGAAAAGAAAAGTTTAAATATAGAAAAGCTTCTTGCTTGTTTCGAAAAAATACAGACAAATGATTTAATTAGTGATCGTTTATTATTTTCTTAA
- a CDS encoding ABC transporter substrate-binding protein codes for MVGKKSFGKRVFVFFVSLFLFTSLVGCGGKSDSTGVKKDVIKIGITQIVEHPALDAAREGFIDALESKGLKDGENISIDFQNAQGDMPTAQTIAQNFVSKKKDIILAIATPTAQAAFNATKEIPIIITAVTDPKEAGLVKSWEKTGTNVTGTSDMAPIKKQFALLKKLVPNAKRVGILYNTSETNSEIQIQRAKEIAPEFELEITTTGVTSVNEVPQALSELLGKIDVLYTPTDNLVASAMPLVASECMKKHIPIIGAERAHVENGALATEGIDYYKLGFQTGLVAVEVINGKNPKDIPIATLENTKLVVNMDTAKGLKIDLPKDVKEQAELLGGDK; via the coding sequence ATGGTAGGTAAAAAAAGTTTTGGAAAAAGGGTTTTTGTATTTTTTGTAAGTTTATTTTTATTTACGAGTTTGGTAGGATGTGGAGGAAAATCTGATTCTACAGGGGTAAAAAAAGATGTAATAAAAATTGGGATTACACAAATTGTAGAACATCCTGCACTGGATGCAGCAAGAGAAGGATTTATTGATGCACTAGAATCTAAGGGATTAAAAGATGGAGAAAATATTTCTATTGATTTTCAGAATGCCCAAGGGGATATGCCAACAGCTCAAACCATTGCACAAAATTTTGTGTCAAAGAAAAAAGATATTATATTGGCTATTGCTACACCGACAGCTCAAGCAGCTTTTAATGCTACAAAGGAAATTCCTATTATAATTACGGCTGTTACTGATCCTAAGGAAGCGGGGCTTGTTAAGTCTTGGGAAAAGACTGGAACAAATGTTACAGGAACGAGTGATATGGCGCCTATAAAGAAGCAGTTTGCATTATTGAAAAAATTAGTTCCGAATGCAAAAAGAGTTGGAATTTTATACAATACAAGTGAAACAAATTCTGAAATACAAATTCAGAGAGCAAAAGAAATTGCACCAGAATTTGAATTAGAAATTACAACAACAGGTGTTACAAGTGTGAATGAGGTTCCTCAAGCATTGAGTGAGTTGCTTGGCAAAATAGATGTTTTATATACGCCTACAGATAATCTTGTTGCTTCGGCTATGCCTTTGGTAGCATCAGAATGTATGAAAAAGCATATACCAATTATTGGAGCTGAAAGAGCTCATGTAGAAAATGGAGCTTTAGCTACCGAGGGAATAGATTACTACAAATTAGGATTTCAAACAGGACTTGTTGCGGTAGAAGTAATAAATGGAAAAAATCCAAAGGATATTCCTATAGCTACATTAGAAAACACAAAATTAGTTGTAAATATGGATACTGCAAAAGGATTAAAAATTGATTTACCTAAAGATGTAAAAGAGCAAGCAGAATTGCTAGGAGGCGACAAGTAA
- a CDS encoding ArsR/SmtB family transcription factor — protein MNYMFFELSAAFLKALSHPTRIQILERLKNEEELCVCHIYEDLDLEQSNVSQHLKILKDKGLLTSRKEGLKVMYSVRYHEIFDVLDIIKNILAKQLKEAHDQLKKEG, from the coding sequence ATGAATTATATGTTTTTTGAATTATCTGCAGCATTTTTAAAGGCATTATCTCATCCTACTCGTATTCAGATTCTTGAGCGATTAAAGAATGAAGAAGAGCTATGTGTATGTCATATATATGAAGATTTAGATTTAGAACAGTCTAATGTATCTCAGCATCTTAAGATTCTAAAAGATAAAGGATTACTTACAAGTAGAAAAGAAGGATTAAAGGTTATGTATAGTGTTCGATACCATGAAATATTTGATGTTTTAGATATTATAAAAAACATTTTAGCAAAACAATTAAAAGAAGCACATGATCAATTAAAAAAGGAGGGATAA
- a CDS encoding DMT family transporter, which translates to MGGLFKNTDKKRRLLADLSLFLVAIIWGGGFTVVKDTLDNMTPLYMNGIRFILAFVAMAILFWEKFIKINKKDLISGGIVGVFLFGGFVSQTIGLQYTTVSKSAFLTGTNVVIVPFLVWLINKKHPDWYAMAGAFLASVGIGLITLQGSFHIGIGDSLTLLCALLFAAHITSVGYFAKDIDPITLAMIQIGTTGIISIMGAFIFEPVPQLKGNIADICISISYMAFIATMGALLIQNVAQKHTLSTHAAIILSLESVFGTIFGVILLGDVLTLSMIIGCLLIFCAIIITETKLSFLLPRKKEDVTNL; encoded by the coding sequence ATGGGAGGATTATTTAAAAATACAGATAAAAAAAGACGCTTGCTTGCAGATCTTTCATTGTTTTTAGTAGCGATTATTTGGGGTGGTGGATTTACTGTTGTGAAGGATACATTAGATAATATGACACCCCTTTATATGAACGGGATTCGTTTTATTTTAGCTTTTGTTGCAATGGCTATTCTATTTTGGGAAAAATTTATAAAAATAAATAAAAAAGATTTAATTTCAGGGGGGATTGTAGGGGTATTTTTGTTTGGAGGCTTTGTATCTCAAACTATAGGGCTTCAGTATACGACAGTAAGTAAATCAGCATTTTTGACAGGCACAAATGTTGTTATTGTTCCTTTTTTAGTATGGCTTATTAATAAAAAACATCCTGATTGGTATGCAATGGCTGGAGCTTTTTTAGCTTCTGTAGGAATTGGACTGATTACATTGCAAGGAAGTTTTCACATTGGAATAGGAGATAGTCTTACCCTGCTTTGTGCATTACTTTTCGCAGCACATATAACCTCTGTTGGATATTTTGCAAAAGATATTGACCCTATTACTCTTGCTATGATACAAATTGGAACAACAGGAATTATTAGTATTATGGGTGCATTTATTTTTGAGCCTGTACCTCAACTTAAAGGGAATATAGCAGATATATGTATTTCTATTAGTTATATGGCTTTTATAGCCACAATGGGAGCTCTTCTGATACAAAATGTAGCACAAAAACATACACTTTCTACCCATGCAGCGATAATATTATCACTAGAATCCGTATTTGGAACTATATTTGGAGTAATACTTTTAGGGGATGTGTTAACTTTATCTATGATTATAGGTTGTTTACTTATATTTTGTGCTATTATAATTACAGAAACTAAGCTTAGTTTTTTACTACCAAGAAAGAAAGAAGACGTAACAAACTTATAA
- a CDS encoding ABC transporter permease, whose amino-acid sequence MEFWLNILEQGFIFGVMVLGVYITYKILDFPDLSVDGSFPLGAAVTASLLVSSINPFIATFLAVVAGVVSGAVTGFLHVKLKITNLLSGILVMIGLYSINLRIMGKANIPLFNQRTIFSYNLKPIFIILFFAIFMKFALDIFFKTKFGFLIKATGDNPQLVTSLGIDIGKTKIVALMISNGLVALSGSLVAQYQRFSDVGMGTGIIVMGLASIIFGEAILKNFSFVVPTTMALFGSILYKMSTAFALKLGFPPTDLKLITSIIVIGALAIHQGKNPFKGKKLFAVGGDSIVTNPKSIKNLS is encoded by the coding sequence ATGGAATTTTGGTTAAATATTTTGGAACAAGGATTTATATTTGGTGTTATGGTTTTAGGAGTATATATTACTTATAAGATACTTGACTTTCCAGATTTATCAGTAGATGGCAGCTTCCCATTGGGGGCTGCTGTTACTGCATCATTATTAGTTAGTAGTATAAATCCATTTATTGCAACCTTTCTTGCTGTTGTAGCAGGTGTTGTTTCAGGAGCAGTTACAGGATTTCTTCATGTAAAATTAAAAATAACAAATCTTTTGTCAGGAATATTAGTTATGATTGGTTTATATTCTATTAACCTAAGAATTATGGGAAAAGCAAATATTCCTTTGTTTAATCAAAGGACAATTTTTAGTTATAATTTAAAACCAATCTTTATAATTTTATTTTTTGCTATCTTTATGAAATTTGCATTAGACATTTTTTTTAAAACAAAATTTGGATTTTTGATAAAAGCTACAGGAGATAATCCTCAACTTGTTACTTCTTTAGGTATTGATATAGGAAAGACAAAAATAGTAGCTTTAATGATTTCTAATGGGTTAGTAGCTTTATCAGGATCTTTAGTAGCACAATATCAGCGATTTTCAGATGTTGGTATGGGAACAGGAATTATTGTCATGGGGCTTGCCTCTATTATATTTGGAGAAGCTATTTTAAAAAATTTTTCATTTGTTGTTCCGACAACTATGGCACTATTTGGATCTATTTTATATAAAATGAGTACGGCTTTTGCGTTAAAACTTGGATTTCCACCTACGGACTTAAAATTGATTACTTCTATAATTGTAATTGGAGCATTAGCAATTCATCAAGGGAAAAATCCTTTTAAAGGAAAAAAGCTTTTTGCTGTAGGGGGTGATTCTATTGTTACGAATCCAAAATCTATCAAAAACCTTTCATAA
- a CDS encoding tartrate dehydrogenase, which translates to MKNYKIAVIPGDGIGIEVMQEGIKVLNTLSRLNNNISFDFTWYDWGCEYYLKYGKMMDEDGLEKLKEYDAILLGAVGFPGVADHISLRDLLLKIRQGFNQYINLRPIKLLASEDCPLKNKGVEHIDMVFVRENTEGEYAGVGGIQKEGTKEEVALQTSVFTRKTTEKVMDYAFKLAKERNKLNKVTSVTKSNALNYSMVFWDKVFKEKSDEYKEIETESFHVDATSMYMLQRPETFDVVVASNLFGDILTDLGAALQGGLGFAAGANINPEKTYPSMFEPVHGSAPEIAGKGLANPIAMIWSVKMMLDFLEHKELGNRIMDAIVEAVKDREKLTPDLGGKATTSEVGDRICSIIEKMG; encoded by the coding sequence ATGAAAAATTATAAAATAGCAGTTATTCCAGGAGATGGAATAGGAATAGAGGTTATGCAGGAAGGAATAAAAGTACTAAATACATTATCAAGATTAAATAATAATATTAGCTTTGATTTTACTTGGTATGATTGGGGTTGTGAATATTACTTAAAATATGGAAAAATGATGGATGAAGATGGATTAGAAAAATTGAAGGAATATGATGCTATACTTCTTGGAGCAGTAGGGTTTCCAGGAGTTGCAGATCATATTTCCCTACGTGATTTGCTTCTTAAAATAAGACAAGGGTTTAATCAATACATAAACCTAAGACCTATTAAGCTATTAGCGAGTGAGGATTGTCCTTTAAAAAATAAAGGTGTAGAGCATATAGATATGGTATTTGTCAGGGAGAATACAGAAGGAGAATATGCCGGAGTAGGAGGGATTCAAAAAGAAGGAACAAAAGAGGAAGTGGCATTACAAACCAGTGTATTTACCCGCAAAACTACAGAAAAGGTTATGGATTATGCTTTTAAATTGGCAAAAGAAAGAAACAAGTTAAATAAAGTAACTAGTGTTACAAAATCAAATGCACTAAATTATAGTATGGTTTTTTGGGATAAAGTATTTAAAGAAAAATCAGATGAATATAAAGAAATAGAAACAGAATCTTTTCATGTGGATGCTACATCTATGTATATGTTGCAGCGTCCAGAAACCTTTGATGTAGTAGTTGCATCGAATCTTTTTGGAGATATTTTAACAGATCTTGGCGCAGCGCTTCAAGGAGGTCTTGGGTTTGCAGCTGGTGCAAATATCAATCCAGAAAAAACATATCCATCAATGTTTGAACCTGTACATGGATCAGCACCTGAAATAGCAGGAAAAGGCTTAGCAAATCCTATTGCTATGATATGGTCAGTAAAAATGATGTTAGACTTTTTGGAGCATAAAGAATTAGGAAATAGGATAATGGATGCTATTGTTGAAGCTGTAAAAGATAGAGAAAAGTTAACACCAGACTTAGGAGGAAAAGCAACTACTAGTGAAGTTGGAGACAGAATTTGTAGTATAATAGAAAAGATGGGATAA
- the cotE gene encoding outer spore coat protein CotE has protein sequence MDIVCAKGTKAFLHDYKVSVLPNSSMIRCEVNNMNISVKMISDKEVKVFGDYDIDISYLMNSRYASSSKKFFMTEKKSFLEIINLEEIEEYPIDTKNLELRYSFVSEPKCNIKTAAQNGFHVQVLGEILIELVMDDYKDSSESIKESPKQEVDAVNTSFYMKEDDHFINTKGSSQGKKQKPISNVKRNKSKFQKAETLEPIKSWLFQIKENLPVTEILNMDIDTLQNKQDTVEAVSVDDVADKKTFDEQPKQEEKEVDKKKITSHEVKIKSNLPKQLFI, from the coding sequence ATGGATATTGTATGCGCAAAAGGGACAAAAGCTTTCCTTCATGATTATAAAGTTTCTGTTTTACCAAATAGTTCAATGATTCGATGTGAAGTAAACAATATGAATATATCTGTAAAGATGATATCAGACAAAGAGGTAAAGGTTTTTGGAGATTATGATATAGACATTTCTTATTTAATGAATTCTCGTTATGCAAGTTCTAGTAAAAAGTTTTTTATGACAGAAAAAAAATCTTTTTTAGAAATTATTAATCTTGAAGAAATAGAAGAATATCCTATAGATACAAAAAATTTGGAATTGAGATATTCTTTTGTATCAGAGCCAAAGTGCAATATCAAGACAGCAGCACAAAATGGTTTTCATGTACAAGTTTTAGGAGAGATATTGATAGAACTTGTTATGGATGATTACAAAGATTCATCAGAATCCATAAAAGAAAGTCCAAAGCAAGAGGTTGATGCAGTAAATACTTCATTCTATATGAAAGAAGACGATCATTTTATAAATACTAAAGGATCATCTCAAGGAAAGAAACAAAAACCAATAAGTAATGTTAAAAGGAATAAATCGAAATTTCAAAAGGCAGAAACATTAGAGCCTATTAAATCATGGTTATTTCAAATAAAAGAAAACCTTCCAGTTACTGAAATATTGAATATGGATATAGATACTCTTCAAAATAAACAAGATACAGTAGAAGCTGTATCAGTAGATGATGTAGCAGACAAAAAAACTTTTGATGAGCAGCCGAAACAAGAAGAAAAGGAAGTTGATAAGAAAAAAATAACTAGTCATGAAGTAAAAATAAAATCAAATCTTCCAAAACAATTGTTCATATAA
- a CDS encoding HutP family protein has protein sequence MKWDSIDVARASVEIAMSSSRNVEDKLVEAFKSKGIKTVAVDIGGNLIASIPKIIERAIVSSRRTGVIKESHVHDGAVAGAAREAIMQVAAKASGLNVGGKIGIARYKEHLSVCIFMSIGLLHLNEVVIGLAHRSIPDIE, from the coding sequence ATGAAATGGGATAGTATTGATGTGGCAAGAGCGTCTGTTGAAATAGCTATGTCTTCTTCAAGAAATGTAGAAGATAAGCTTGTAGAGGCTTTTAAAAGTAAGGGAATAAAAACAGTAGCTGTTGATATTGGAGGGAATTTAATAGCGTCTATTCCAAAGATTATTGAAAGGGCAATTGTTTCATCAAGAAGAACAGGGGTTATTAAAGAGTCTCATGTTCATGATGGTGCTGTAGCAGGAGCAGCTAGGGAAGCCATTATGCAAGTAGCGGCAAAAGCAAGCGGATTAAATGTAGGTGGAAAAATAGGAATTGCAAGATATAAAGAACATCTAAGTGTATGTATTTTTATGAGTATAGGTTTGCTTCATTTAAATGAAGTAGTCATTGGTTTAGCACATCGATCTATACCAGATATTGAATGA
- a CDS encoding DUF3794 domain-containing protein yields MAELIKVPKVIGTGSAQYLSVVDIPFNIPVFEIIDIIKKVEITDCYVVDNKVIINGELNKNIIYKTKEEEEQFDNVTRVCGDVVHCTVTIPFALFVEVPGALEGDQCQIEDAFVEGERDVERDFNTDGTFNTLHEKSIIRVDVKVTRTEQICVETSTECVVTGS; encoded by the coding sequence ATGGCTGAATTAATTAAGGTTCCTAAGGTGATTGGTACTGGTTCTGCACAATATTTATCAGTCGTTGACATTCCTTTTAACATTCCTGTTTTTGAAATTATAGACATTATCAAAAAAGTTGAAATAACAGATTGTTATGTTGTAGATAATAAAGTAATCATCAACGGTGAGCTAAATAAGAATATTATCTACAAAACAAAAGAGGAAGAAGAACAATTTGATAATGTAACAAGAGTGTGTGGAGATGTCGTGCACTGTACAGTAACCATTCCATTTGCACTTTTTGTAGAAGTACCTGGAGCTTTAGAAGGAGATCAATGTCAGATTGAAGATGCTTTCGTTGAAGGTGAAAGAGATGTAGAAAGAGATTTCAATACAGATGGAACATTCAATACTCTTCATGAAAAATCAATTATTAGAGTAGATGTAAAAGTAACAAGAACAGAACAAATCTGCGTAGAAACCTCTACTGAATGTGTTGTAACAGGATCATAA
- a CDS encoding HD-GYP domain-containing protein, with translation MRLVPIGVVKEGTYLAQTLYNERGQILLAKGVKLTSGLVKRIRDHGFYSIYIIDEYSQGELDDIIKPQIRQKAIATVRATLNTSAELDSDDLNTFERKKLQKQSEQELANIQELAKLIVDDIFTQKDIMVNLVDIRSVDGYTYNHSVNSAILSLVLGIGYGLNKNDLYDLTMGVMLHDIGKMFIPDEILNKKGKFKDDEYEIMKEHTTRGFNYLRENTNMSTKVRIISLQHHEKVDGSGYPYGLKDEQIYILSKVAAIAEVYDALTSGRPYRDAMSPNEAVEYIMGSGGRHFNMELVKAFVKKVNPYPVGTIVYLSNNSIAVVEEINSLYILRPLVRVIKQDGKIVEPFLCDLKKENNIVIEGICYEV, from the coding sequence GTGCGTCTAGTTCCAATAGGAGTTGTAAAAGAAGGAACATATCTAGCACAAACCTTGTACAATGAAAGAGGTCAAATTTTATTGGCAAAAGGTGTAAAACTTACCAGTGGATTAGTGAAAAGAATTAGGGATCATGGATTTTATTCTATTTATATAATTGATGAATATAGTCAAGGAGAATTAGACGATATTATAAAGCCACAGATTAGGCAAAAAGCGATTGCTACTGTTAGAGCTACATTAAATACATCTGCTGAGTTGGACAGTGATGATTTAAATACTTTTGAACGGAAAAAGCTTCAGAAGCAATCAGAACAGGAGTTAGCTAATATACAGGAGCTCGCAAAGCTAATTGTTGATGATATATTTACACAAAAAGATATTATGGTAAATCTTGTTGATATTAGAAGTGTGGATGGCTATACTTATAATCATAGTGTAAACTCTGCAATTTTATCTTTGGTATTAGGAATCGGATATGGCTTAAATAAAAATGATCTTTATGATTTGACAATGGGTGTAATGCTTCATGATATTGGGAAAATGTTTATACCAGATGAAATTTTAAATAAAAAGGGAAAATTCAAAGATGATGAATATGAAATAATGAAGGAGCATACAACGAGGGGATTTAACTATTTAAGAGAAAATACGAATATGAGTACTAAAGTTAGAATTATTTCCTTGCAGCATCATGAGAAGGTAGATGGCAGTGGTTATCCTTATGGCTTAAAGGATGAACAAATTTATATTTTATCTAAAGTAGCTGCTATTGCAGAAGTTTACGATGCACTTACATCAGGTAGGCCTTATAGAGATGCTATGTCACCTAATGAAGCTGTAGAGTATATAATGGGTTCTGGAGGAAGACATTTTAATATGGAGCTTGTGAAGGCTTTTGTAAAAAAAGTAAATCCATATCCTGTAGGAACAATTGTATACTTAAGTAATAACAGTATAGCGGTTGTAGAAGAGATTAACAGTTTGTATATATTAAGACCGTTAGTTAGAGTGATAAAACAAGATGGAAAAATTGTTGAGCCTTTTTTATGTGACTTAAAGAAGGAAAACAATATAGTAATAGAAGGAATATGTTATGAAGTATAA
- a CDS encoding CvfD/Ygs/GSP13 family RNA-binding post-transcriptional regulator translates to MSNNIEVGNIVVGKVSAIKSFGAFVTLDEGKEGLVHISQIAHSFVKDINEHLSVGDEVKVKILSIDEESGKISLSIRKTLPAPEAKPKTERPRRPKQKKGGLNYQDPKNNQAFNPIADKLKAWLEQNK, encoded by the coding sequence ATGTCAAATAATATTGAAGTAGGAAACATTGTGGTAGGAAAAGTATCTGCCATCAAATCCTTCGGTGCTTTCGTAACACTAGATGAGGGAAAAGAAGGTTTAGTGCATATTTCACAAATTGCTCATAGCTTTGTAAAAGATATTAATGAGCATCTTTCTGTTGGTGATGAAGTAAAAGTAAAAATTTTATCAATCGATGAAGAGTCTGGAAAAATTTCACTTTCTATTCGTAAAACACTACCAGCTCCTGAAGCGAAACCTAAAACAGAACGCCCTCGTCGTCCTAAGCAAAAGAAGGGTGGATTAAATTATCAAGATCCAAAAAATAATCAAGCGTTTAATCCTATTGCAGATAAATTAAAAGCTTGGTTAGAACAAAACAAATAA
- a CDS encoding permease: MPIFIGFVESGIPLGVTFTFLVTSPIVNEIALGFLFISFGAKIAILYTAAGMIIGIVAGIIIEKLNLTHLVEEYVYQIHMGEAVIEEMNFKKRIRFALDAVKDIVKRVWIYVILGIGIGAAIHGYAPQDFLVRYAGPNNPFAVFVAAVLGIPLYSNAVGTIPIVEALINKGVGVGTALSFMMSVVALSLPEMILLKKVMKPKLIGIFVIITGISIIFVGYLFNIIL, encoded by the coding sequence GTGCCTATTTTTATAGGCTTCGTGGAATCGGGGATTCCACTAGGAGTTACTTTTACTTTCTTGGTTACTTCACCTATTGTAAATGAAATCGCACTTGGTTTTTTGTTTATTAGTTTTGGGGCAAAAATTGCAATTCTTTATACAGCTGCAGGTATGATAATTGGAATTGTAGCAGGAATCATTATTGAGAAGCTAAATTTAACCCATTTAGTAGAAGAATATGTTTATCAAATTCATATGGGCGAAGCTGTAATTGAAGAAATGAATTTTAAGAAAAGAATAAGATTTGCTTTGGATGCAGTAAAGGATATTGTAAAAAGAGTTTGGATTTATGTAATATTAGGAATTGGTATAGGAGCAGCAATCCATGGCTATGCACCACAAGATTTTTTAGTAAGATATGCAGGGCCTAATAATCCATTTGCAGTTTTTGTAGCTGCTGTATTAGGAATTCCTCTTTATTCAAATGCAGTAGGTACTATTCCAATTGTAGAAGCTTTGATAAATAAAGGTGTTGGAGTTGGGACAGCATTATCTTTTATGATGAGTGTAGTGGCATTATCTTTACCTGAAATGATATTATTAAAGAAAGTAATGAAGCCAAAGCTTATTGGAATATTCGTTATAATTACAGGTATATCTATTATTTTTGTAGGTTATTTATTTAATATAATATTATAG